One part of the Desulfobacterales bacterium genome encodes these proteins:
- a CDS encoding glycosyltransferase — protein MKPVKTLFLLPSLRRAGAQTQTVDLLNAMGGGFSRTLVVYESNLDQLSRLDRSKTDFIHIQRTELIDFNLVRRIARIIDEQDIELLHCTLQFALFMGWLARRRSTRKPLLVASIHTTRNVSIKDELLDRLLYRRILRNCEKIIFVCKTQAEYWRGKFPELGDKAAVVYNGVDPARFSPGKAVDKGRSLRRRHSIGDNSFVFCCIAGFRREKGHGLLVRAFSEIGEDSHLLLAGEGEFRPGIEELVDRLGLSERVHFLGNVEDVRPVLGAADVSVLASTAVETFSIAMLESMAMEVPVVATDIGGLKEAVIPGRTGELVPLGNFIALRKAMVQRLNDRRGTAGMGRQARAEVLRRFTIAIMTENTEQLLREAMRHPGS, from the coding sequence GTGAAGCCCGTAAAAACATTATTTCTGCTCCCTTCCCTGCGTCGGGCCGGTGCCCAGACCCAGACCGTGGATCTGCTGAACGCCATGGGTGGCGGCTTTTCCAGAACCCTTGTGGTTTATGAGAGCAACCTGGACCAGCTTTCCCGCCTGGACCGGAGCAAAACAGACTTTATTCATATCCAGCGGACAGAACTGATCGACTTCAATCTTGTTCGCCGTATCGCCCGGATCATTGACGAGCAGGATATTGAGCTGTTGCATTGCACGCTGCAGTTCGCCCTTTTCATGGGGTGGCTTGCCCGGCGCAGATCCACGCGAAAGCCGCTCCTGGTCGCCTCGATCCATACCACCCGCAATGTCTCGATCAAGGATGAACTCCTTGACCGGCTCCTTTACCGGAGGATCCTGCGCAACTGCGAAAAAATCATCTTTGTCTGCAAAACCCAGGCAGAATACTGGCGCGGAAAATTTCCTGAATTAGGGGACAAGGCGGCGGTTGTGTATAATGGTGTTGATCCGGCCCGTTTCTCACCAGGCAAGGCCGTGGACAAGGGTCGATCATTGCGCCGCAGGCACAGTATCGGTGACAACTCGTTTGTCTTCTGCTGCATTGCCGGCTTTCGCAGGGAAAAGGGCCATGGGCTGCTGGTCAGGGCTTTTTCGGAGATTGGCGAAGACTCTCATCTCCTGCTTGCCGGCGAGGGTGAGTTCAGGCCCGGCATAGAAGAGCTGGTTGATCGACTTGGACTCTCCGAGCGGGTCCATTTCCTGGGGAACGTAGAAGATGTGCGGCCCGTGCTCGGGGCAGCGGATGTTTCAGTCCTCGCGTCAACCGCGGTGGAGACCTTTTCCATTGCAATGCTTGAGTCCATGGCCATGGAGGTCCCGGTGGTGGCAACAGACATCGGCGGGCTCAAGGAGGCTGTTATTCCCGGCCGTACCGGCGAACTCGTGCCTCTGGGAAATTTTATCGCCTTGCGCAAGGCCATGGTACAGCGCCTGAACGATCGGCGGGGCACGGCCGGGATGGGCCGGCAGGCACGCGCAGAGGTGCTCCGGCGGTTCACCATTGCAATAATGACGGAAAATACCGAGCAGCTGCTGCGCGAAGCCATGCGCCACCCGGGCAGCTGA
- a CDS encoding glycosyltransferase family 4 protein: MKSICFVGMDNYPVLNPDMGITRIGGESLQQTLLAREFVAMGYEVSMIVRDFGQPDVEERDGIRVYKTYRLDAGLPVLRFLHPRLTSIARALPRPGADLYYQSCAAMLTGLVGGYCRRNKKIFAFRVAHDSDCVPGQQLIRYWRDRKLYEYGLKRADLILVQSEHQRRLLRRHYGLESIPMNMAVELPLARPAGKRDIDILWVNNMRPFKRPELMIDLAGMLPDQRIVMIGGPCLGMEQYFAGIEQAAKQAPNLEFIGPVPYSRVNDYFLRARLFANTSESEGFPNSFLQAWIRGVPVVSFFDPDGLIQGHRLGAVPADIEQMAGELSRLLENDEERLALSGFAQQYAIDNYSPASVARQHEAVFKKLI, translated from the coding sequence ATGAAGAGTATCTGCTTTGTCGGAATGGACAACTATCCTGTCTTGAATCCCGACATGGGGATAACCAGGATCGGCGGTGAATCCCTGCAGCAGACCCTGCTGGCCAGGGAATTCGTTGCCATGGGCTATGAGGTGAGCATGATCGTCAGGGACTTCGGCCAACCCGACGTTGAGGAGCGTGACGGTATCCGGGTCTACAAAACGTACAGGCTGGACGCCGGGCTGCCGGTACTCCGTTTTCTCCACCCAAGGCTTACTTCCATTGCCAGGGCGTTGCCCCGGCCGGGCGCTGATCTCTATTACCAGTCCTGTGCGGCCATGCTGACCGGGCTGGTGGGCGGCTATTGTCGCAGGAACAAGAAGATCTTCGCCTTCCGGGTGGCCCATGACAGCGACTGCGTCCCGGGCCAACAGCTCATCAGATACTGGCGGGACAGAAAATTATACGAATACGGCCTCAAACGGGCTGATCTGATTCTTGTCCAGAGCGAACATCAGCGCCGGCTGCTCCGCCGACATTACGGCCTTGAAAGCATCCCCATGAACATGGCGGTTGAGTTGCCGTTGGCCCGGCCCGCCGGCAAGAGGGATATCGATATCCTCTGGGTGAACAACATGCGGCCCTTCAAGCGGCCGGAGCTGATGATCGATCTGGCCGGGATGCTTCCCGACCAACGGATCGTGATGATCGGCGGGCCCTGCCTGGGGATGGAACAGTATTTCGCCGGGATCGAGCAGGCGGCAAAACAGGCGCCGAACCTGGAATTCATCGGGCCTGTTCCTTACTCCCGGGTTAATGACTATTTCTTACGGGCCAGGCTTTTTGCCAATACCTCCGAGTCGGAGGGTTTTCCCAACAGCTTTCTCCAGGCCTGGATCAGGGGCGTTCCGGTTGTTTCCTTTTTTGACCCGGACGGATTGATCCAGGGCCACAGGCTTGGGGCGGTCCCCGCGGATATTGAGCAGATGGCCGGTGAACTCTCGCGGTTGCTTGAAAACGACGAGGAACGGTTGGCTTTATCCGGATTTGCCCAACAGTATGCCATCGATAATTACTCGCCAGCGAGCGTTGCCCGGCAACATGAGGCTGTTTTCAAGAAATTGATCTGA